Sequence from the Pelodiscus sinensis isolate JC-2024 chromosome 30, ASM4963464v1, whole genome shotgun sequence genome:
CTCTCCGTGATGTCCTATGACCGGTACCTCGCCATTTGCAAACCGCTGCACTACATGGCGCTAATGAACGGCCGGTTGTGCCTCCAGATGGTGGTTGTGTCGTGGCTCGGTGCCCTTGTGTCTGTGGCCTTCTTAATATCTCTGATGTCAACATTAAGGTTCTGTGGTCCAAATGAaattgaccatttcttttgtgatttcaGTCCAGTCCTCACACTATCCTGCAATGACACCCACTGGTTGAAGGTTGCGGCCGTCGTACATTCCTCCGTGTTCACATTCCCTCCGTTTCTCTTGACACTGGCGTCCTACGTGTGTATCATCGCCACCATCCTGCGCATCCCCTCCACCagtgggaggcaaaaggccttttccacctgctcctcccacctcatcgtgGTAACCCTTTTCTACGGGACCCTGATAGTTGTCTATCTCCTCTCGGACTCTGATGCACTGAGAGATTTACACAAAGTGTGCTCTGTTTTCTATGGGGTCCTGACCCCCCTAGTCAACCCGCTGATCTACAGCCTCAGAAACAAGGAGGTAAAGGAAGCCTTGAGAAAAGCTCTCCTTCGATTTTTCACCTTTTAAATAAACGCAGGGATTGTAAGCAACACGCAGAACCTACAGTTGGCGTCAGGAAGTCCTGATTCCGCGAATCATCTACCTATACAGTTTAGAAATATGCATCCGTCTCTGTCTGTCCATGTGTGGACCCATTGTCTTTTCCAGAACTTctgaatggtaagaactaaaGCCACCAGATTTGGTATGAAGTATCCTCTTCCCCTCAATTAAACTATTTCTAGGGATCGATTGTTCCTGGAAAacgggaagtgcctggaatgggattgttttccatcacatggaaagggagggggccgATTGGAGGGATGTTATTCTGCAGAATTTCCACAGGGGACAGTGTGGGCAAGGCCTTTTCATGTAGCCTAGATCAGTTGTTTCCTACCTTTATAACCACAAAGACcctttttcaatttaaatgcaaTGTATGATCTACCTCCAACCCCAATACCCTCGCCCATCTTCCTTCCTGCTGCTTCTTCGAGGCCTCCCCCTGCTCATTcgatccctcttcctcccccatccttactcactttcatcaggctggaaTAGGGGGTTGGGATGCTGGTTCTGGTCTTAGGCCCAGGGGTTTAGAGTGTGGGAGAGGTTCTGAGTTTAGTCCAGGGTGGGGTATTAGAGTCCAGGAGGGGCTTcagggtgcaaactctgggaaggagtttgggagcAGGGAGACTCAGTTCTTGGGGAGGAGTTTGGATGAGGGGATGTTGAGGACTGGAACAGGACTTCAggaagcaggctgtggctggaCACCATGTAACTGAGATGgtgctgttaaagtcctggccttcacaacatcctctggcaaggagttccacagattgactgtgcaccgtgtgaagaaaaacttccttgtgtttgttttaaacctgccgcctgttaatttcatttggggacctCTAGTTTTTATGTCATGGGGACAAGTCAATAACTGTgttctctgtcatatcccccttcgtctcctcttcgTCTCCACACTCTGACCCGGGAggtgtgcatgtttgtgtgtgagagagaaagttcTGCCCCATACTGGACAAAAATCGACCTGCTTTGAATGTGTGTATGTTTCTATTTTTGGCCCAGGTGCTGTGCTTTTCAGAACCTGCCATCACAATTTTTACCAGACAGACACAATCATATGCCTTTAGCAGGAGTCAGGGAGTCAGAGACTCCCGGATCCTAATTGCAGTGAATTCCTCTGTAATTTTTGGCAAGTCTCTTAATGTCatgtgcctcattttccccacCCGTTCCTTGGACATTCTGATACTCGCTGACCTCCCAGCTGACCAAAGGGCTTTGACTTCTGAAAGTGCAATGCATTGGTGTcagtttttcatagaatcatagaatactaggactggaagggacctcgagaggtcatcgagtccagtcccctgccctcatggcaggaccaaatactgtctagatcaaccctgatagacatttatgtaacctgctcttaaatatctccagagatagagcttccacaacctccctaggcaatttattccagtgtttgaccaccctgacagttacttTTGACCCCAAGTATCACAGCCACAAGACAAGGAGCAAGGCTGGGGTTTCACAGGACTTTAGGAGAGTTAGGTGCTCAAATCCCTTGAACACCTCATTCCATTAGGAGCCATTTGAAATTCCCACCCTTAGACCTGAGCAGGAAGAGCTGTGCAGAGATGCACGAGGAGTCATTGAGCTAGGAGCAGGCTGCGTTCTGAGCTATCCATGCTGTACCTGAGCGGATACTCCCATGGGTTGCAAACAGAGCCAGTCCAGATGTAGGAAAGCTCTCTCCTGCAGTGCCCTTTCACTGCTGATCTTCAATTTACTGCCCACACGCACACCTATAAATGTCCCCGTTCTATCAGCTTCCTCGAGGACCCATGAGGACAAGTCTATCAACACAGCCTGGCCTGAATGTTTCATCCCCTCCATCAACAGACGCTCGAGCTGCGGGAAAAGCAGCCAGTGACATTGATGGCCGTGTTCATTAGAGGTTCCAGGCAAAGGAAGATGGAGTGTGAAGAAACTTTGCAGCAGTTCCCTGAGTAATCCTCTCCTCCAAAtcacttacaacccctcccagcttgggatcatctgcaaacttcataagtgtcctctctatgccaatatctaaatcactgatgaagatattgaacagaaccggtcccaaaacagacccctgtagaaCCCCACGTAagatgcccttccagcaggattgtgaaccattaataactactctctgagtacagttatccagcccgTTATGCAACCACCTTACAACAGCCccttctaggttgtatttccctagtttattgacgATTGATACAGTCTCATGAGGGAGCGCATCAACTGCCTTACTAAAatgtaggtataccacatctaccacttctcccttatccacaagacttgttgttCTATCAGAGaacatttattgataagaatatcatgtgagacagtatcaaacgccttactaaagtccagatataccatgtccaccactcgtcccttatccacaagactagttattctatcaaagaaagccatcagattggtttgacatgatttgttctttacaaatccatgctggctgttccctatcacctcaTTATCTTTAAGATATTTGAAGATGGatcccttaattatttgctccattattttcctggcacagaatttaaactgactggtctgtagtttcctgggttgttcttatttcccttttttatagatgggcactagattttcccttttccagtcttctgaaatctctcccattttttcatgacttttcaaaaataatagctaatggctcagatacctcttcaatattctaggatgcatttcatcaggctctggtgacttgaagacatctacaTTTTCTAAGTaagttttaacttgttcttttcctattttttatTTTGCACCCACCCTATTTTCACTAGCCGTCGCTATGTTAGGATTACAGTCATCACCCACCTTCCTGGTGAAAACTGACACAAAGAAGTCGTTAAGCATGTCTGCCATTTCCTTGTTTTCTGtaattgtttctccctcctcgctgaccagtgggcctaccctctccttggtctccCTCTTGCTTCTAGTATATCTATAGAATGTCTTCTAGTTACCCTTTATGTCAGTAGTTAGTTTGCTTGTTATGTGCCGTTGCCCCTGCATTGCTTGCTtagattcatcctttgtaatttgactagtttccactttttatatgattcctttttgatttttagatgatTCTAACATCTGCCggttaagccagggtggtctcttgACAGATTTCCCTGTCTTTTCTACACAGTGGAATATTgtacccttaataatgtccctttgaaaaactgccaactgtcttcagttatttttcctcTCCGGGCAGGGTATAAGGTGCTCGTATCAGGAGGTGGAGCTGTAGGAATCAGGGTCTAAGCTTGGGAGATGTGAGCAGCTCAGGACAGGGGGATCAGGGTGGAGAAGTCAAGGCAGGGGGTAGGGGGTCTCAGTAAAGGgcgtggtggtgcaggagtgagggcagggagcaGTGACTCAGGGCAGGAAGTTAGGTGAGTTTGGAGGTTCAGGGGTGGGGTGATGGAGTCAGGGAAGAGTTTTGTATGTTGGGGGGCTTGGTGCAGAGGGTGGAGGTTGGCAGTTGGGACAGGGGCGGGGTTGTAtggttcaggacagggggctgagaATCAGAGATGTAACTGTGGGCTCAGCACATGGAGTCAGGCCGTGGGACTCGGCGGTctagggggagcagggcagggggctggttgCTATAGTCAGATGAGGGGGTGtcgggctcagggcagggttcTGTGTTGGGGGTTAAGGGCATGGAGTGGACATGCATCATTCTGGCAGTGGGTAGAGGTCTCAGGGCAGTGGTTTGAGTGTAGGGGTGCTtagggcaggctgtggggggtaggagtgagggcagggagctCTTGGGGGTTCAGGGAAGGAGTTGGGGAgtctgggcagggggtggaggctgctggagccagggcgGAGGttggggtgctcagggcagggtgatTGTTCTgtgggaggctcagagcaggaagtgggggtgcaggattcatGGCGGAGGGCAGAGGccacagggaagggggctgggagttgTGGGAGGATCAGGGGAGGGAGTGCCATTTAGGAGTCAGGTCAAGGGGTGgaagatgcaggagtcaggacaggagtTGGGAGGCTCATGGCAGGGGTggcgggctcagggcagggggttgggtgtgtgggaggctgggggcagggagtgggggtgtaGGAGTCACAGAATGGGATAGAAGTCTCAGGAGAGGAAGTTGGGTGTGGGTGGGAGTCACTTACTGCCTGATGCTCCATGCACCGGGTGCAATatatcccactgctgccaccagtgTCACGGAGGTTtggggagtcactgggcccttCACCCCCATCCACCGTTGGATGTGACTCTCAACCAGCACGTAGAAGGGAAAGTTTATTAGTCGACAAGGACACAGCATTGCCCAGACTTGTCAGCTCAGACACCAGAatcagtcagtacaatccattaGATGGTGAGGGGGGCTCAGATCTAAGGCCTCCgctccccatctctgcatccccaGGCAGCAAGATTAACTTGCTCATTCAGAAGCCTGTCCCCGCCCTGGTGCActgcacagggaaactgaggcacacgggGTAAtaacaggacagtagaaatcacatgcaacgtAGCAAGTGAACAGAGCAAATACAATcccacacaaaacagacataagactctctcacagagagaaagccattgcttgccatttcagccagactgaccattccttCGATGACCTTAAAAcgtgcatattgcttcaaagagactttaactccagacttcaatgagaagcttcagaattgtcattcatgcttaaatttgacactttggctacgtctagactggcatgattttccagaaatgcttttaacggaaaagttttctgttaaaagcatttttggaacagagcgtctagattggcatggacgcttttccgcaaaagcactttttgcagaaaagtgtccgtaccaatctagatgcgcttttccgcagaaaagccccgatctccattttcgcaatcggggcttttttgcagaaaacaaatctgagctgtctacactggccctcttgcgcaaaagttttgcgcaaaaggactttttcccgaacgggagcagcatagtatttccacaagaacactgacaatcttacatgagatcgtcagtgcttttgcggaaattcaagcggccagtgtagacagctggcaagtttttctggaaaagtggctgattttccggaaaaactggccagtctagacacagcctttatgaatgggtttaaacaaagagtctaattatctcacccattacaaagatagcttccccaattatcacccctatgtcattaccacacagaaactaaccttcccccctcacctccactctgctctaaaatttgatttgtcaatttcacatgcgttcatttttttgatggtatcactttggtatatatggttgtgccaattttcttccacatattgatctgaggaagtgggtctggcccacgaaagctcatcacctaataaaccatcttgttagtctttaaagtgctacataactctgtcttttgtttctcatTCCTCCCCGGCTTTTATGGGGTGAGTCTTTCATCAACTCTTCCCTGTTCCTCCTTTTCTCTGTTACAGGCTTTCCCTCACTCTGGAGAGGAGGCAGGCGTTTCCTTAATCTCCTTAACCTCCTGGCTGTGTGTGTCCCCTCTTCATTTCCTCCTGCTCTCCTGGGGGGTGATCTCCCATGACAATGCAAGGTTCATACCATACTGTgcactgtggcaggcagggacaaCATGGGACGTGTGTGGAGACGTTCCAGCACATCGGCATCAGACCTTTCCCGTGCAATGAATGTGTCGGCCAGCCACCACACGTCTTGAATTCTGAGCCTCTCCAGTGGGTGTGAGCTACGTCTGGCAACCCCCAACCCTTTGGAAAATGGAGCACTTGGAGGGACTCACTGAATTCTCAGAAAGGAAAATGTCCAAGGAAGTTAAGTGAGCTGTACAGATGAGACGCAAggtggtggccactgtcggcagacaggctactgggctagatggacctttggtctgacccagtacggccgttcttatgaggtGCCAGGATACACAGACGATTGGTTTTAGACCTTATGCCCTAAGCCCTTATCCCTCAAAATTACTGTAAAAAAGGTTCATAGCACTCCTAGAACATCGCTCAGCTCTAGAAACTTGTCCTATTGCTGAGTGCAATTGGCATTTCTGAGCATGGTCCAGCCATGCTGACTCCCAGCTCTCCTCTTTGGTGGAGAAGTGAGTCAATGTACGGCCAGcaaggggctgaaactgcagcaagggaggttgaggttggacattaggaaaagcttcctacttgtcagggcagttaagcactggaataaattgcccagggaggttgtggaatctccatcgctggagatattgaagagcgggttggacagacacctgtcggggATTATCttgaccagggctactcaacatatgGTCCATGGGCCGTATGTGGCCCAAGGCCAATTTATTTGCGATGCAGTTTGGGGTTatacggggctcaacacacggcctacaggtgggagccaaaacaaaataaTCGTCATTATAATGGTCTTGTGTTCATATGAGTTTTAATAGTTATATTCCTGGCTTGTCATggctcattcaaagtgctgtaATTTGGGtgaaaatcgggtaaatattgcattgtattaatatcagtagaattgacttacatggggcctgtgTGCTgcgtagtcttgtcttaatctttgtatgcatgcctgtcaatgtgaaagaatcaatttgcatatatttgcatgtatatttgcatgtatatacaactaCACTTAAGCTGCGGCCTtcaacatgtgctgtgagtatcagtgtggcctctggggcttccaaagttgagtaactctgatctagatgatgcttggtcctgccgtgagggccggggactggacttgacgacctctcgaggtcagttctagtgttctgtgattctatgtgaaTATACACTGGTGATGTGTGGTAGATTCCAGCTCTCTGAAGAAAGATGACCAAGCAAATAAAGCAGCCTCCACTAACTTAAATGTGAAGACGCACTTGTAGGCCAATGGGGAGGACCAAGTACAACGTATTCCGAATCTCAAGATTCGACTGAATTCTTCTTACCATAGAGCTGCATTCAAACCAACTGTCTGCAACTATAGCCCCGGATATTGTGAAGTGCACACTCTAGTCCAGTTTTAaaaccactgggggggggggggtgtctagacaacagggatTGTTTGAAAAAACTGGACTTTTTTGGATAAAtgtttacctgcatctagactgcagccacactcttttgaaaataaatcaaaagaacgtggcagttttttggaccacggaaaacctcattttacaaggaagaacgcctttttttcaaaagtgctctttcaaaaaaaggtgctatgtcatgcaaactgtgctttttttgaaagagagcatccagactgcctggttgctctctttcaaaaaagtggctttttcgaaagtactggttgtcgtctagaggcactttttcgaaagaggcttgcagtctagacatagcctgggcgCAAAGCAAGAGAAGACAGATGCTGAATTTCTCAAGGGTTTTGTTTGAATTGATGTATTCTCAAGGCCGAATGGAATTACTGACTTGTAAATACATTCACCCTCAAAGGAGGCTAATCCAGGTTCAGAGAGGATGCCCAGTATTCTTTAGAGCTTAGTGTGGaaacgaggagggtggtgaatatCTAAAGCGGTGGCATGTTGTCTTCATTTTCCTCCAAAACCAGTCAGATGGCCACAGGTAGGCAATACCCAGATGCTACACATGGATTCACAAAGTTCTGATAATAACAAGTACATATGTATTATGTATGTAAATTCCTGTATTTGTTTAACGATAAAAAAATCGAAGGAGAACTTTTCTCAAGGCTTCCTttacctccttgtttctcaggctgtagatgagggggttgaCCAGTGGAGTGAGGACTCCGTAGAAGACAGAGAAGACTTTATTGAGGTCCCTCAGGGCATCAGACTCTGACACCAAATACACCATGATCAGGGTCCCATAGAAAATGCTCACcacgatgaggtgggaggagcaggtggaaaaggccttttgcctcccgctGGTGGATGGGATCcgcaggatggtggagatgatgtACACGTAGGAAGCCAATGTCAAGAGAAATGGAGGCAGGGTGAAGATGGAAGAGGATACAAAACTAGCAACTTTCACCATGTAGGTGTCAGTACAGGAGAGTTTTATTATTGGACGAAAATCGCAGAAGAAGTGGTCAATGGTATTGGGGCCACAGAATGTTAATTGTGACATCATAAAGACAAAGACGGAAACAGACACGAAGCCACCTATCCACAAGCCAGCCACCAGCTTGAGGCACAACTGGCCATTCATTCGCGCCGCGTAGTGTAGTGGTTTGCATATGGCGAGGTACCGGTCATAGGACATCACGGAGAGGAGACAGCATTCTGTACCAGCCAGAGAACCAAAGACATATAATTGTGCGATGCAGCCAGCAACAGAGATGGTCCTGTCCCCCGTCAGGAGACTGGCCAGTAGCCGGGGCAGGATGGTGGAGCTGTAGCAGGTCTCCAGGAAAGACaggttccccaggaagaagtacatgggggtgtggagatgCTGATCAGCCACCACCAGCGCCATGATGAGGAGGTTCCCAGCCATTGTTGCCAGGTAGATCACCaggaagagcaggaagaggagaCCATGTAGTTTAGGGAGGTCTCGAAATCCCAGCAGGATGAATTCCATGATGGTGGTTCCATTGCCCTCGGGTATGTGTGTCGTGGGTTTCATCTAGGGGCAATAATACAAATTTCACAATTGAGAATCCAACttgtgttatgcttaaacgaagcacatgagatcttttataggggaaacggcagtacgccgcattgattgagaatacaacagttgcatatgcttttcaat
This genomic interval carries:
- the LOC102445114 gene encoding olfactory receptor 6N1-like; protein product: MKPTTHIPEGNGTTIMEFILLGFRDLPKLHGLLFLLFLVIYLATMAGNLLIMALVVADQHLHTPMYFFLGNLSFLETCYSSTILPRLLASLLTGDRTISVAGCIAQLYVFGSLAGTECCLLSVMSYDRYLAICKPLHYAARMNGQLCLKLVAGLWIGGFVSVSVFVFMMSQLTFCGPNTIDHFFCDFRPIIKLSCTDTYMVKVASFVSSSIFTLPPFLLTLASYVYIISTILRIPSTSGRQKAFSTCSSHLIVVSIFYGTLIMVYLVSESDALRDLNKVFSVFYGVLTPLVNPLIYSLRNKEVKEALRKVLLRFFVFCKKAPIAKMEIGAFLRKSASRLTAESHGLTPCAEPTVTSLILSPLS
- the LOC102444874 gene encoding olfactory receptor 6N1-like — encoded protein: MKPTAKKGQQNQTSFTEFILLGFGDLPQLQPFLFFLFLMIYMATLAGNLLLIVLVVADQRLHTPMYFFLGNLSWLETCYSSTLLPRLLASLLTGEKTISVTGCITQLYFFGSLAGVECWLLSVMSYDRYLAICKPLHYMALMNGRLCLQMVVVSWLGALVSVAFLISLMSTLRFCGPNEIDHFFCDFSPVLTLSCNDTHWLKVAAVVHSSVFTFPPFLLTLASYVCIIATILRIPSTSGRQKAFSTCSSHLIVVTLFYGTLIVVYLLSDSDALRDLHKVCSVFYGVLTPLVNPLIYSLRNKEVKEALRKALLRFFTF